The nucleotide window GGTGCAGCACATCGCGGTCCGCAGGCGCGACGAGTGGGAGAGCTGAGTGCGGACGATAGGGGTGGACGTCGGCGGGACGAGCATCCGGGCCGGCGTGGTGGACGAACGCGGCTCCCTGCTCGACACGGCGCGCGTCGCGACGCCGACCGAGGAGGGTGCCCTCGAGGACGCCATCGCGAGCGTGGTCGAGGACCTGCGCAACCGCCACGACGTGGCCGGGGTCGGGCTGGCGGTGGCCGGCTTCGTGGCCCGGGACCGCCGGTCGGTGATGTTCGCCCCGCACCTGGCGTGGCGCGGCGCACCCGTGGCCGACCGGATCGAGAAGCGCGTCGGCCTGCCGGTGCTGCTGGAGCACGACGTCAATTCGGCGATCGTGGGCGAGCACCGCTTCGGCGCGGCTCGCGGGGCGCAGGTGGCGGCTCTGGTCGCGCTGGGCACGGGCATCGGTGCGGGGCTGTTGCTGGACGGCAAGTTGTACCGGGGCGCGTACGGCGTCGCGCCGGAGCTGGGGCACCTGACGGTGGTCCGCGGTGGGCGGCCGTGTCCGTGCGGCAAGTACGGCTGCTGGGAGCGGTACTGCAGCGGGACGGCGTTGGCCGCGACGGCCGTGGAGCTGCTCGCGCGGCACCCGGGGCGGTCGACGGTGCTGGCGCCGCAGGTGGCGGGTGATCCGGGGTCGGTGACCGGGCGCCGGGTCGCGGGTGCGGCTCGGGACGGTGACCCGATTGCCCAGCTGGCCATGGCGGAGCTGGCCAAGTGGCTGGGTGAGGGTTTGGCGCTGGTCGCGGATGTGTTCGATCCGGAGATCATCGTGATCGGGGGCGGGGTTTCGGAGTCGGCGCCGTTGTTCCTGGATGAAGCTCGGGAGCATTACGCGGGGGCGATCACGGGGGCTCGGCATCGGCCGTTGGCTCGGATTCGCACCGCTCATCTTGGGGATGACACGGCGATCGTGGGCGCGGCGGCGTTGGCGTTGGAGGCGGCGAAGACCCCGGTCTGACCCGGCCCCGACGTCATGAACGACCCTTTCATGACATCGGGCGCACTGAACGAGTCGTTCATGACGTTCCGGCGCCGGGGAAGCGGCCGGAACTGTCGGTGGCTCCCGGTAGCGTGGAATTCGGGGGCGGGCCCGCACCGGCCCGTGTCATCCCACCCCCGATCGGGTACCCGGCTCCCGCAGCGGGAGGGAGCGGGGATGGCGGCCGATGTGTGGATCGGGGTGGGCGGGGCCTGCTTGGCGGTTGCGGCGGCTGTCCTGCGGGCGAAGTCGCGCCGTCGGCCGGTGGTGGTGGCCGCGTCGCTCGCCGTCGCGGCCGGGTGGGCGCTCGTCGCGCAGTTCCTGCTCAAGGCCCTCTTCCCCGGCGCGGTCCTCGCCGTCGTCATCCTCGGCGGCATCGTCCTCGGCATCCTGCTCGCCGCCTTCCTCGGTGGACGCGGGAACCTCGCGCGGAAGAAGTGATCCCTCGCCGACCTGTGACAGGCTGGACGGGTGAGTCAGCCGTCCGCCAGTGTCTTCGTCCGGTGTTCCTGCGGGCACGTGCACTGGGGTCGCTACGGTGCCGCCGGGCTGCTGCTCGTCGATCCCGCGCGGGGCGTTCTCCTGCAGCGTCGCGCCTGGTGGGTGCACCACGGGCGCACCTGGGCCCTGCCCGGTGGGGCCATCGAGGCCGGCGAGACCGCCAGGACCGCCGCCGCCCGGGAAGCCTTCGAGGAGACCTCCGTTCCCGCCGAGGCTTTCCGTGCCGTCTCCGCCTCCGTCGTCGACCACGGCGACTGGAGCTACACCACCGTTCTGGCCCTCGCCGACGGCGCCGAAGCGCGCGTCGCCAACACCGAAAGTGCGGAGGTGCGCTGGGTGGATCCCGACGACGTCCCCGGTTACCCCCTCCACCGCGACTTCGCCGCCGCGTGGCCGCACCTGCGCGACCGCGTCGGCCAGGAGCTCGTGCTCGTCGTCGACGCCGCCAACGTCGTCGGCTCGCGGCCCGACGGCTGGTGGCGCGACCGGCACGGCGCCGCCGAACGCCTTCGCGACCAGCTCGCCAAGCTCGCCGAAGCCGGCGTGCCCGATCCGGACGACGCGGCCGTGACCTGGTGGCCGCGGATCGTCCTCGTCGTCGAAGGGCAGGCCAAGCGCGTCACGGGCACCGAAGGCGTCGAAGTCGTCGCCGCGGACAGCGACGGCGACTCCAAGATCGTCGAGGTCGTCGCCCAGCAGACGGCCAAGGTGCTGGTCGCGACCGCCGACCGGGAGCTGAAACGGCGGGTCGAAGCGCTCGGCGCGTCGATCATGGGCCCCGGCACGCTCCGGCGGCAGCTCGACGAGCTCTAGTCGCGCCGGATCCCGTCGCGCATCTCGGCCACCAGCGACGCCATCACGGCCTTGAGGCTGCCCTTGTGCTGCTCGGCCACCGCGCGCTGGCGCCGGTAGCTCGGCCCGTACCGCAGGATCGTCTCGACGTCCCGCAGCTCCGCGACGCAGTCCAGGCGCCGCGCCACCGGCTCGAGCCGGTCCAGCAGGTCGGCCACGTCGTCGGTGACCAGCCGCTCGCGGCCGGCGGCGTCCAGGATGATGATCGCGTCCGTGCCGTAGCGGGCCGCGCGCCACTTGTTCTCCTGGACGTGCCACGGCGGCAGCGTCGGCAGGATCTCGCCGTCTTCCAGGCGCTCGACGAAGTCGTCGACCAGGCACTGCGTCAGCGCCGCGATCGCGCCGACCTCCTCCAGCGTCGGCAGGCCGTCGCAGACGCGCATCTCGATCGTGCCGAGCTTCGGCGACGGCCGGATGTCCCAGCGGATCTCCGAGAAGCTGTCGATCACGCCGGTGGTGAACATGTCCTCGACGTAGCTCTCCAGCTCAGCCCACTTGCGGAACTGGAACGGCAGCCCGGCCGTCGGCAGCTGCTGGAACATCAGCGCCCGGTTCGACGCGTACCCGGTGTCCTCGGCGCCCCAGTACGGCGAAGACGCCGACAGCGCCTGCAGGTGCGGCGCGTAGTTGAGCAGCGCGTCGAGGACCGGCAGCACCTTCTCGCGGTGGTCGACGCCGACGTGGATGTGGACGCCGTAGATCAGCATCTGCCGCCCCCACCACTGGGTCCGGTCGATCAGCTTGGCGTAGCGCTCCTTGTCGGTGACCTTCTGCTGGTACCAGTTCGAGAACGGGTGCGTGCCCGCCGAGAACATCTCGACGCCGAGCGGGTCGGCGACACCGTGCACGACGTCGAGGGAGTCGTTCAGGTCGGCCTTGGCCTCGGCGATCGTGTCGCAGACGCCGGTGATGATCTCGATGGTGTTGAGCAGCAGCTCCTGCTTGATCTTCGGGTGCTCGGCCTGCCCGTCGGGCCGGACGGCCTCGAGGATCCGCTCGGCCACCGACGTCAGCTCACCGCTGCGCCGGTCGACCAGGCCGAGCTCCCATTCCGCGCCGACGGTCGATCGCCGCGAAGGACTGAACTCGATGTGCATCGCCGTCCGAACTAGACCTGGGCGCCGTTGCTGGGATCGGCGCCGGGCGGCGGTCCCTGGCGCACGCGGAGCAGCAGCAGCGCGATCGCCGTCGCGAGCGCGAGGATGCCCAGCGGTGTCGCCACCGTCGGGCCAACGCCGATCGCGTTCGGCAGGATCAGCAGGAACAGCCCGGCCAGGAACAGCAGCAGGATGAGGAACGCCCCCAGCTTCGGCCGGGGCAGCGGCGGCGGCTCCGGCGGGACGTAGTGCTCGTCGTCGTCGGCCGGGTCGTCGGAGAACATCGTGGTGTCCCACGACGTTCCCCCGGACCGCCAGCCGGGCTCCGGCGGCGAGTCCACGGCCGGCGGCTCGGCGGGCCGCTCCGGTGTCTTGCGCGACTCGGGCTCGGCGGTGCCGGTGGCCTCGGCGGTGTCCGTTTCGGGGAGCCCGAACCCGCCGGCGCGCAGGTCGGCGACGATCTCGGCGAACGTCGCGTCGACGTCCTCCGGTCCGTCCTTCCCCCGGCTCATGCGGTCTCCTCGGGCTGTCCGGCGTGCGCCTTCGCGAACTCGACGCTGCGGGTGAAGATCACTTCGGCGTCGTTGTCCTGCGTGGCCACGTGGTAGCTGTTCTCCAGCACGACCTCCGTGACGTCGGTGCTCGAGACGCCCTTGAGCACCAGCTGCGAGTTGACCGGCTCGACGACGTGGTCGACCGACGAGTGCAGCAGCAGCACCGGCTGCGTCACCTTCGCCAGGTCGGCGCGCACGACCGCCCACAGCTTCGCCAGGCTCGCCGCCGCGCGCACCGGCGTGCGCGGGTAGGCCAGCTCGGTTTCGCCCGGCTTCTTGATGTCGTTCGCGATCGCCGGCACCGACGGCACGACCCGGCCCAGCACCGGCAGCAGCCGCGTGTCCCACTTCAGCCGCGTCACCGACGGGTTGACCAGGACGATCCCGGCGATCCGGTCGCCGAACTCCTCGGCCAGGCGCAGGGTGAGCGTGCCGCCCATCGAGAGGCCGCCGACGAACACCGTGCGGCAGGTCGCCAGCAGCGCGAGCAGGGCTTCGCGGACGGCGCCGTACCAGTCTTCCCACGTCGTGCGGTTGAGGTCCGGCCAGCGGGTGCCGTGGCCGGGCAGCAGCGGGCAGCGCACCGTGAACCCGGCCTCGGCCAGGTGGTCACCCCAGGCCCGCATGCTCGCCGGGGTGCCGGTGAACCCGTGGCAGAGCAGGAACCCGATCTCGGCCGAACCGGTGTGGCCGAACGGTTCCGCGCCGGCGAGCACGCCCATGCGATCGCCTTCCGTGTGAGCCTTGCAGTCAGTCCATGCTCTCACGCCCGGCGGACCTTGTGGGGGTCTGCCCGTGCCCCGAATTCGCTGTGAGATCGATCGCTGCCGAAGTGGTAACCGGGTGGTCTGCGTTGTGCGGCGGCCGCCGGTGTTCGTAGGCTGTTCGTCTCGGGTGACAGGGGCTGCGGCTGCGATGGAGGACTGAGGCACCGGTGCTGTACTGGCTCATGAAGTGGGTGTTCCTCGGACCGCTGCTCAAGGCGCTCTGGCCGACCAAGGTCGTCGGCGCGGAGAACATCCCCGAGACGGGCGGCGCGATCCTGGCCGGCAACCACCTGGCTGTCGCGGACTCGTTCTTCATGCCGCTGCGGGTCAAGCGCAAGGTCACCTTCCCGGCCAAGTCCGAGTACTTCACGGAGCCCGGCTTCAAGGGCACGCTCAAGAAGTGGTTCTTCACCGGCGTCGGCCAGTTCCCGATCGACCGCTCCGGCGGCAACGCCGCCCAGGCCGCCCTCGACACGGCGACCCGCCTGGTCCGCGAGGGGCACCTGCTGGGGATCTACCCGGAGGGCACCCGGTCCCCGGACGGCCGCCTGTACAAGGGCAAGACGGGCGTCGCCCGCATCGCCCTGGAGTCCGGCGGCGTGGTCGTTCCGGTGGCGATGATCGGCACGGACAAGGTCAACCCGATCGGTTCGAAGATGTGGTGGCCGCGCCGCCTCGAAGTCCGCTTCGGCAAGCCCCTGGACTTCTCGCGCTACGAGGGCCTCTCCGGTGACAGGTTCATCGAGCGGTCGATCACGGACGAGATCATGTACGCCCTGATGGAGCTGTCGGGCCAGGAGTACGTCGACATCTACGCGGCAAAGGCCAAGGAGCTGCTGGCGGCAGAGGCGGCTGGGGTGAAGCCCGCGGTCCCGGCCCAGCCATCGGCCCGCGACGCGGCCCGGGTGCCCGATTCCAAGGTCGGCTGACCCACCACTACTGTTCACCAGTGCGTTTTTTCTACGACACCGAGTTCATCGAAGACGGCGTGACGATCGATTTGGTGTCGATCGGGGTGGTGGACGAGCGAGGCCGCGAGTTCTACGCGGTTTCGACCGAGTTCGACCCGTCCAAGGCGGGGCCCTGGGTCCGCGACAACGTGCTGGACAAGCTCCCGTCCCCGGCCGACCGAGCATGGCGAAGCCGGGAGAAGATCCGCAACGACCTGCTGGAGTTCTTCGGCAAGCCACCAGGCGGAATCGAGCTGTGGGCGTGGTTCGCGGCGTATGACCACGTGGCATTGGCGCAGCTGTGGGGCCCGATGCCGGCATTGCCGCGGCAGCTGCCGAGGTTCACGAGGGACCTGCGGCAGCGCTGGGAGGACGCGGGGAAGCCGAAGCTGCCGGCCGCGCCGACCGATCAGCATGACGCGCTGGCGGACGCAAAGCACAATCTGGCCCGGTGGGAAGTCATCGAGAGCTACTTCCCGCGCCGCTGACCAGCTGGGCCACGGAGCGGCCGGGCGCGTAGCGCCAGTTGCCTCCCCGCGCGGAACGCAAGGCCGACGCCCAACGGCACCCCACCCAGACCCCCTCCACCACCCCGATACGAAGCCAAGAACGCGGACGGTGGTGCCGGGTCAAGGCACGCTTTCCCGCCTTGACGCGGCACCACCGTCCGTAGTCACAATCAGGCTTCGGGGTGGTGGGCACTGACCCCGCCCAAGGCGACATTGCCGGAGCGCGGAGCGGCGCTCACGGGCGCCGAAATTGTCGGGGGTCCCCGGTAACGTAAAAACCGGGGGACCCCCAGGCCGGGGACCTCTCGGTGGCGCGCCCGCACCGCCGGGCCCGGCTCGGCCTGGCCAGGCGCCGCGCCGTCCCGGGTGCCGCCGGGAACCCCCGGCGCACCCCGGCCGACGCGACCGGCCGCCGACACAACCGGCCGCCGACACAACCGGCCGCCGACACAACCGGCCGCGACACAACCGGCCGCGACACAACCGGCCGCCGACACAACCGGCCGCGACACCCAGCCCCCAACCGGCCAGAAACCCCAGCTCAGCGCCGCGCCCGCACCGCCGCACCCAGCTCATCCAGCAGGGGCGCCGTGTCATCCCAAGCGAGACACGCATCGGTGATCGACTGCCCGTAGGTCAGCTCCGCCGCACGCCCCAGCGAAAGATCCTGCCGCCCACCGGCCAGGAAGCTCTCCATCATCAGCCCGGAAATCCCGCGCTCACCGGCAGCAATCCGCGCAGCCAGCTCGGAAACCACGACACCCTGCCGCACGTGGTCCTTGCCGCTGTTCCCGTGCGAAGCGTCGATGATCACCCGCTCCGGCAACCCCGCCTTCGCCAACCGGGCCAAAGCGTCCACAACAGAACCCGCGTCGTAGTTCGGCCCGCCGTTGTGGCCGCGCAGGATGACGTGGCAGTCCGGGTTGCCCGACGTCGTCAGCAGGGCCGCCAGCCCGTCCGTGTTGATGCCCGGGAACACGTGGCTGGCCGCCGCCGCGCGGGTGGCGTCGATCGCCACCTGGACGTCGCCCTCCGTCGAGTTCTTGATGCCCACCGGCATCGACAGGGCGCTGCACAGCTGGCGGTGGACCTGGCTCGCCGCCGTGCGGGCGCCGATCGAACCCCACGTCACGATGTCCGCGATGAACTGCGGCGTGATCGGGTCGAGGAACTCGCACCCCACCGGCAGGCCGAGCGCCGACACGTCGAGCAGCAGCTTGCGGGCCAGCCGCAGGCCCTTGTTGACGGCGAACGTGCCGTCGAGGTCCGGGTCGTTGATCAGGCCCTTCCAGCCCAGCGTCGTGCGCGGCTTCTCGAAGTACACGCGCATCACGATGTGCAGCTCGCCGCGCAGCTCCTCGGCCTTCGCGGCCAGCCGGCGGGCGTAGTCGAGGGCCGCTTCCGGGTCGTGGACCGAGCAGGGGCCGACCACCACGATGAGCCGGTCGTCGCGGCCCTCGAGGATGTCGACCGTCTCGGCGCGGCCCTGGCGCACCACCTTGGCGACGGCGGCGTCGACCGGATGGTCTTCGCGCAGCAGCGCGGGCGAAATGAGCGGACTGATCGACGTCGTGCGGGCGGCGTCGAGGTCAGTGAGGTCACCGATGGTGGCCGGTCCGGCGGAGAGCGTCATGGCGGGGGTGTTCCTTCCTGGTGGACACCGACCCGCGGGGGACTCGCCGAGCCGGTTGGGAAATCCGGCTCGGGGTGGGAGTCAGCGCAGGTTCACGCCGCCGTGCCCACCCGGGGCCGGCTTCGTAAACCAGAAATAGCGCTGCACGGGGTCAACGTAGCACAGCTGCCACGAGGACCGATCCGGCAGGTGGTACGGCCTGCACCGATCAAGACGAGAGCCGCTACTCTGACGGATGACGAAATGTGACTGTCATCTCCCGAGAACAGACGGAGGCTTCTCATGCGTGTCGGTGTGCTGACCGGCGGCGGCGACTGCCCGGGGCTCAACGCGGTGATCCGCGCGGTGGTGCGCAAGGGCATCGAGGTGCACGGCTGGGACTTCGTGGGCTTCCGCAACGGCTGGAACGGCCCGCTC belongs to Amycolatopsis tolypomycina and includes:
- a CDS encoding ROK family protein, which codes for MDVGGTSIRAGVVDERGSLLDTARVATPTEEGALEDAIASVVEDLRNRHDVAGVGLAVAGFVARDRRSVMFAPHLAWRGAPVADRIEKRVGLPVLLEHDVNSAIVGEHRFGAARGAQVAALVALGTGIGAGLLLDGKLYRGAYGVAPELGHLTVVRGGRPCPCGKYGCWERYCSGTALAATAVELLARHPGRSTVLAPQVAGDPGSVTGRRVAGAARDGDPIAQLAMAELAKWLGEGLALVADVFDPEIIVIGGGVSESAPLFLDEAREHYAGAITGARHRPLARIRTAHLGDDTAIVGAAALALEAAKTPV
- a CDS encoding NUDIX domain-containing protein, giving the protein MSQPSASVFVRCSCGHVHWGRYGAAGLLLVDPARGVLLQRRAWWVHHGRTWALPGGAIEAGETARTAAAREAFEETSVPAEAFRAVSASVVDHGDWSYTTVLALADGAEARVANTESAEVRWVDPDDVPGYPLHRDFAAAWPHLRDRVGQELVLVVDAANVVGSRPDGWWRDRHGAAERLRDQLAKLAEAGVPDPDDAAVTWWPRIVLVVEGQAKRVTGTEGVEVVAADSDGDSKIVEVVAQQTAKVLVATADRELKRRVEALGASIMGPGTLRRQLDEL
- a CDS encoding glutamate--cysteine ligase, with amino-acid sequence MHIEFSPSRRSTVGAEWELGLVDRRSGELTSVAERILEAVRPDGQAEHPKIKQELLLNTIEIITGVCDTIAEAKADLNDSLDVVHGVADPLGVEMFSAGTHPFSNWYQQKVTDKERYAKLIDRTQWWGRQMLIYGVHIHVGVDHREKVLPVLDALLNYAPHLQALSASSPYWGAEDTGYASNRALMFQQLPTAGLPFQFRKWAELESYVEDMFTTGVIDSFSEIRWDIRPSPKLGTIEMRVCDGLPTLEEVGAIAALTQCLVDDFVERLEDGEILPTLPPWHVQENKWRAARYGTDAIIILDAAGRERLVTDDVADLLDRLEPVARRLDCVAELRDVETILRYGPSYRRQRAVAEQHKGSLKAVMASLVAEMRDGIRRD
- a CDS encoding alpha/beta hydrolase: MGVLAGAEPFGHTGSAEIGFLLCHGFTGTPASMRAWGDHLAEAGFTVRCPLLPGHGTRWPDLNRTTWEDWYGAVREALLALLATCRTVFVGGLSMGGTLTLRLAEEFGDRIAGIVLVNPSVTRLKWDTRLLPVLGRVVPSVPAIANDIKKPGETELAYPRTPVRAAASLAKLWAVVRADLAKVTQPVLLLHSSVDHVVEPVNSQLVLKGVSSTDVTEVVLENSYHVATQDNDAEVIFTRSVEFAKAHAGQPEETA
- a CDS encoding lysophospholipid acyltransferase family protein; translated protein: MLYWLMKWVFLGPLLKALWPTKVVGAENIPETGGAILAGNHLAVADSFFMPLRVKRKVTFPAKSEYFTEPGFKGTLKKWFFTGVGQFPIDRSGGNAAQAALDTATRLVREGHLLGIYPEGTRSPDGRLYKGKTGVARIALESGGVVVPVAMIGTDKVNPIGSKMWWPRRLEVRFGKPLDFSRYEGLSGDRFIERSITDEIMYALMELSGQEYVDIYAAKAKELLAAEAAGVKPAVPAQPSARDAARVPDSKVG
- a CDS encoding polyadenylate-specific 3'-exoribonuclease AS, which translates into the protein MRFFYDTEFIEDGVTIDLVSIGVVDERGREFYAVSTEFDPSKAGPWVRDNVLDKLPSPADRAWRSREKIRNDLLEFFGKPPGGIELWAWFAAYDHVALAQLWGPMPALPRQLPRFTRDLRQRWEDAGKPKLPAAPTDQHDALADAKHNLARWEVIESYFPRR
- a CDS encoding 3-deoxy-7-phosphoheptulonate synthase, which translates into the protein MTLSAGPATIGDLTDLDAARTTSISPLISPALLREDHPVDAAVAKVVRQGRAETVDILEGRDDRLIVVVGPCSVHDPEAALDYARRLAAKAEELRGELHIVMRVYFEKPRTTLGWKGLINDPDLDGTFAVNKGLRLARKLLLDVSALGLPVGCEFLDPITPQFIADIVTWGSIGARTAASQVHRQLCSALSMPVGIKNSTEGDVQVAIDATRAAAASHVFPGINTDGLAALLTTSGNPDCHVILRGHNGGPNYDAGSVVDALARLAKAGLPERVIIDASHGNSGKDHVRQGVVVSELAARIAAGERGISGLMMESFLAGGRQDLSLGRAAELTYGQSITDACLAWDDTAPLLDELGAAVRARR